In Temnothorax longispinosus isolate EJ_2023e chromosome 2, Tlon_JGU_v1, whole genome shotgun sequence, one DNA window encodes the following:
- the LOC139808505 gene encoding WASH complex subunit 1 gives MPERIEIGVIPNNLRHEETIVQIAEALDNLGDAVTYIFDCIDRRLSQNTQRLTNVKERARKLEDRLHYLQTNLNLKAVKMYSAAKYPANHTYKEYQMTIPPQREHAAAIPSIYKCSVPIKDIPEAYLSSNCKTEDGQYAANVSLQEKLQFYHVRSKVGKKDNLEDDVEPFPPQLSSVSALLLFDSMDSPYEKTSMRSSRQSADKQQIEDAPDSIVQPWLSSEMDASSSYLYTPTLGEVPQINVPLTLPDLPGIVDDEKFVLDLNSQSPIAPSSAVTTPTVRLDLPTPISDERDSQSKTEDSAPHLPVLTGTTSATTTASAPAPPPPPPPTVTVNADSVASNEKINFQQVMAPPPPPPPPPPPPPPPPIAEPSVPASNDKKKDRTAKRPPATTGTDDRSNLMAAIRDAGGIGRAKLRPTVSDEKKDDRWSSASVGGDLMADLHAKLALRRKGIAGSTVGALERMSSLIPPPPKPNEASTSDRNSATSEYDSQPDTDDWEE, from the exons ATGCCGGAACGAATCGAGATCG GTGTTATCCCGAATAATTTGAGGCACGAGGAGACTATAGTTCAAATAGCGGAAGCTCTGGACAATCTGGGCGATGCTGTCACATATATATTCGATTGCATCGACAGGAGGCTCTCGCAGAACACTCagag ATTAACCAACGTTAAAGAGAGGGCCAGGAAGCTGGAGGACAGATTGCACTATTTGCAGACTAACTTAAATCTAAAAGCGGTGAAAATGTATTCCGCTGCTAAATATCCGGCTAATCACACTTACAAGGAGTATCAGATGACTATACCGCCACAGCGCGAGCATGCCGCTGCTATACCAAGCATTTACAAATGTTCCGTGCCTATAAAGGATATTCCCGAAGCATATTTATCCTCTAATTGCAAGACGGAGGACGGCCAGTACGCCGCGAATGTCAGCCTCCAAGAAAAACTCCAGTTTTATCACGTGCGATCGAAGGTCGGCAAAAAAGATAACCTTGAGGATGACGTGGAACCATTCCCGCCGCAATTATCCTCAGTTAGTGCCCTCCTACTGTTCGACAGCATGGATAGCCCATACGAAAAAACGTCCATGCGATCGTCGCGTCAATCAGCCGATAAGCAGCAAATTGAGGACGCCCCAGATTCGATTGTACAACCGTGGCTCTCGTCAGAAATGGACGCGTCTTCCAGCTATTTGTATACCCCAACCCTTGGAGAG GTTCCTCAAATAAATGTGCCGCTGACGCTCCCAGATCTACCAGGCATTGTGGATGACGAGAAATTTGTGCTCGATCTCAACTCCCAAAGTCCTATCGCGCCGTCATCCGCGGTCACGACGCCCACCGTTCGTTTAGATCTACCGACGCCGATCAGTGACGAGAGAGACTCTCAGTCGAAGACTGAAGATAGTGCTCCACACTTGCCTGTTTTAACTGGAACCACATCTGCTACGACAACTGCATCGGCACCTGCGCCACCACCTCCACCGCCTCCTACGGTTACCGTAAACGCAGATAGTGTCGCGagcaatgaaaaaattaattttcaacaaGTTATGGCACCtccgccaccaccaccaccgccgccgccgccgccaccgccaccaccaATTGCAGAACCGTCTGTGCCTGCGTCAAATGACAAGAAGAAGGACAGGACAGCGAAACGTCCGCCTGCGACAACCGGAACGGACGATCGTTCCAATTTGATGGCGGCGATTCGAGACGCTGGCGGAATAGGCAGAGCGAAATTGAGGCCTACCGTATCGGACGAGAAGAAGGATGATCGATGGTCCTCGGCTTCGGTCGGGGGAGATCTGATGGCGGATCTGCATGCGAAACTGGCACTGAGACGTAAAGGCATCGCTGGCTCTACGGTAGGCGCGCTAGAGAGAATGTCAAGCTTGATACCGCCACCCCCGAAACCGAACGAAGCGTCCACGTCGGATAGAAATTCCGCCACCAGCGAGTACGACTCTCAACCCGATACGGACGATTGGGAAGAGTGA
- the LOC139808506 gene encoding uncharacterized protein has protein sequence MSNNVHSVVRRSVPCYFCNEFLEEKYLTEHITHCAAVLEECPHKCGVYVPRRNLEVHEKMCDTKTSMRNNQIKDIQDSVWKEKVFSILTLLRLAIDQGEKERIRLQDDLSRNLSLLHSQQESFVALQLNVEEAVEESRNNHAALNRRLNNLEMITDEMQHCTTVNLRQISEQLKLLEGELADDQSKHVCTPNDWDQELKDLKTFVAKESIRASDIWQEHSQRVHDLKLELEMRCKNTKELTSKHDTLSEKVNSLSEEIHKHSESVAKRKSEIKGLKFQMKENLKYIEELIVENCRPEPSLSSCSCEGADNASTNGRIIWRIDRYKEKMSEAKESDRALYSPIFYNKEYGYTLRMELFLNGKGQWKDRHIIGCLRVENGKWDPLLDWPCVLRAAVILRDQDNPANDLRKIVKTVGRDKDDSDPDKESGLYMFIPYTTLSRYSGYTKNNVIFLDIQVKDIRTSVSTMSLVA, from the coding sequence ATGAGTAATAACGTTCACTCGGTAGTGCGCCGTAGCGTGCCTTGCTATTTTTGCAATGAATTTTtggaagagaaatatttaacggAGCATATAACGCATTGCGCGGCGGTCTTGGAGGAATGTCCTCACAAATGCGGGGTTTACGTTCCACGCAGAAACCTGGAGGTACATGAGAAaatgtgcgacacgaaaacgTCGATGAGAAACAACCAAATAAAGGACATTCAAGATTCGGTGTGGAAAGAAAAGGTTTTCTCGATATTGACGTTATTGCGTTTAGCTATCGACCAGGGGGAAAAGGAGCGGATACGTTTGCAGGATGATCTCTCTAGAAACTTGAGCTTACTGCATTCTCAGCAGGAATCTTTCGTCGCGTTGCAGTTGAATGTCGAGGAAGCGGTCGAAGAATCTCGCAATAACCACGCAGCGCTGAATCGAAGGTTGAATAATCTGGAGATGATCACCGATGAGATGCAACATTGCACTACCGTAAACTTACGACAAATCTCCGAGCAGCTGAAATTGTTGGAGGGAGAATTGGCTGACGATCAAAGTAAACACGTGTGCACTCCAAACGATTGGGACCAGGAATTAAAAGACCTGAAGACGTTCGTAGCTAAGGAGAGCATACGCGCGAGCGATATATGGCAGGAACATTCGCAACGTGTCCACGACTTGAAACTGGAATTGGAAATGAGATGTAAGAACACAAAGGAATTAACGTCCAAACATGATACTTTATCAGAGAAAGTGAACAGTTTGTCGGAAGAAATCCATAAGCATTCCGAGAGCGTGGCCAAGCGAAAGTCGGAAATAAAAGGTCTGAAGTTTCAAATGAAGGagaatctgaaatatatcGAAGAGCTAATCGTGGAGAATTGTAGACCGGAACCGTCGTTGAGCTCGTGTTCCTGCGAAGGGGCAGACAATGCCTCGACGAATGGCCGTATTATATGGCGAATCGATCGTTACAAAGAAAAGATGAGCGAGGCGAAGGAGAGTGATCGTGCACTCTACAGTCCGATATTTTACAACAAGGAATACGGTTACACCCTGAGAATGGAATTGTTTCTAAACGGCAAAGGGCAGTGGAAGGATCGTCACATTATCGGATGTTTGCGCGTAGAGAATGGAAAGTGGGATCCATTGCTGGACTGGCCCTGCGTTCTCAGAGCCGCCGTGATCCTACGAGACCAGGACAATCCCGCGAACGATCTTAGAAAGATCGTGAAGACCGTGGGCCGAGATAAGGATGACTCAGACCCTGATAAGGAATCTGGGCTGTACATGTTTATTCCCTATACCACACTGAGCAGATACTCCGGTTATACCAAGAACAACGttatatttttggatataCAAGTGAAGGATATAAGAACAAGTGTTTCGACAATGTCATTAGTAGCTTAA